The proteins below are encoded in one region of Raphanus sativus cultivar WK10039 unplaced genomic scaffold, ASM80110v3 Scaffold2968, whole genome shotgun sequence:
- the LOC130506185 gene encoding uncharacterized protein LOC130506185, whose protein sequence is MVRKNKQKKTPHYSQMFCGDPAAGSSSSAPGSSNPEIVPESQSQPPPVPPSGAPPPPAAPQAVPDPVAPGYIHPELRVPPTAPFARYTVEDLLAQPGRAGLPVLDPDRPEGTLWFGVDNSVATSVSDIIKGYFSEAHPNWKKTPHHVRNTWFKMFAQRYQWSIGVHEDVKREFTAKAKKRLLDTVGNWKEDWIYKGYKDGQPAELTKDVYDGLIRYWELPSSIAISNACSASRNTKDEHGNGPMLHCTGQKPHARVRLEMAKETGQLPSLKELYERTHKTKAGVFVDPRSEQIYNDVVARIEDRQTQLTQQSPDGIPVVLSTQEVDQIYEEVVPKKKGRTLGIGSVNDVPRATSSYGQRRADEVTELRSELHSTRTQLASTQTELESTRQSFQARMGGVEGFLEVISSGNPQWEELLADMRRRNPVPEPSRTQQQEEELQRRSEDLYQETIHRPGPT, encoded by the exons atggttAGAAAGAACAAGCAGAAGAAAACCCCCCACTACAGTCAGATGTTCTGTGGTGATCCTGCTGCTGGATCATCATCTTCAGCTCCCGGTTCCTCCAACCCGGAGATTGTCCCGGAGTCTCAGTCACAGCCACCACCGGTTCCTCCATCTGGTGCACCACCCCCACCTGCTGCACCTCAGGCGGTTCCAGATCCGGTTGCACCCGGATACATTCATCCGGAGTTGCGGGTGCCGCCGACCGCTCCTTTTGCTCGGTACACGGTTGAGGATCTTCTCGCTCAACCAGGCCGAGCCGGTTTACCGGTTTTAGACCCCGACCGACCAGAGGGGACTCTGTG gtttggggTCGACAATTCTGTCGCTACGAGCGTATCCGATATCATCAAAGGATACTTCTCAGAGGCTCACCCAAACTGGAAAAAGACGCCGCACCACGTTAGAAACACGTGGTTCAAGATGTTTgct CAAAGATACCAGTGGTCCATCGGGGTTCACGAGGACGTGAAACGGGAGTTCACCGCAAAGGCGAAGAAGCGGTTGTTGGACACCGTAGGCAACTGGAAGGAGGACTGGATCTACAAGGGTTACAAGGACGGGCAACCCGCTGAGCTGACCAAGGATGTCTACGATGGTCTCATCCGTTACTGGGAGCTGCCATCATCCATTGCGATCTCCAACGCCTGCTCCGCCTCTCGTAACACCAAAGACGAGCACGGCAACGGCCCGATGCTTCACTGTACGGGTCAAAAACCCCATGCCCGTGTCCGCTTGGAAATg gccAAAGAGACGGGACAACTCCCGTCTCTTAAAGAGCTTTACGAGAGGACCCACAAGACCAAGGCGGGGGTATTTGTGGATCCgaggtccgagcaaatctacaacgatgtcgttgctcggattgaagaccgccaaacccagctgacccagcaatctcccgatggaataccggtcgtattatccactcaagaagtggatcagatttacgaggag gtcgtccctaagaaaaagggacgtacgttgggaatcggttccgtcaacgatgtcccaagagcgacatcgtcttatggtCAGAGACGAGCCGACGAAGTCACTGAGCTGCGTTCGGAGTTACACTCGACGCGGACTCAGTTGGCGTCGACGCAGACGGAGTTGGAGTCTACGCGCCAATCATTCCAAGCTCGTATGGGTGGAGTGGAGGGGTTTCTGGAAGTTATATCTTCTGGAAATCCCCAATGGGAGGAGTTGTTGGCGGATATGCGACGACGGAACCCGGTTCCCGAGCCTTCTCGTACTCAGCAGCAAGAGGAGGAACTACAGAGGAGGAGTGAAGACCTCTACCAGGAAACGATCCACCGCCCCGGCccgacttag